The sequence AGGTCCGCCGCGACGATCGGGTGCCGGTGTGGTCCGCCAGCACCCGCGCGACGGCGGCCGGGTCCGCCGGGCGCACCGCGAAGGAGGCCTCGGGACCGCCCTCCGGCGGAAGCACGGTGCGTACCGTGACGGCCCCGGAACGATCCGGGTCGCCCCCGGTCTGCACGGCGACCAGGGTGCCGCCCAGACCGACGGCGAGCGTCACCGCGAGAGCCCCGAACGCCACCGCCGAGCCCGTCGTCGCCGCCCGGGTCGGCCGGGCGAGCGGACCCGCGAGCCCCAGCACCACCGACCGCGGCAGCGGCAGCCGGCCCAGGGCGTGCCGGGCCCGCAGACCCCGCCGAGCCCCGGTGATCCCCCCGCCTCGGCCGATCACCAGGGCGGCCGGCAGCCGCGCGGCGCGCAGCGCCGGTACGAACGCGGTGGCCGCGACCACCGCCAGCGCCGCGGCGGGCACCAGCACGTCCACCCACACGGGGACAAGTACCGACGCCGTCCCGTACACCTCGGCGACCTGCGCCATCACCGGTACGGCGAGCGCGTTGCCGAGGAGGACACCGAGCAGCGCCCCGGCCGACGCCGGCAGCAGCGCCTGCGCCACGTACGCGCGGCCCACCTGGAGCGGGGTGAACCCGAGGGCCTTGAGGATCCCGATCCGGCGGGTGCCGGCGGCCACGGCCCCGCTCACCACCGTACCGATCACCAGGACCGACATGGCCAGGCCCAGGAAGGCGAAGACCGTCAGGAAGGGAATGAACGCGGCGGTGTTCTGCTGGGCGACCTGGCGTACGTCGAGGTACGACCGGGTTCCGGTGACGGCGCCGCCCGGTACGGCCGCCGCGATCGCCTCCTGCCCGGCGCGTACGTCCTCGGCGGTGCCCGACGCGGTGAGCCGGTAGAGCATCTGGAGGTCGGGACCCGCCGTCGTCAGCCCGGCCACCTGCTCCGGTACGACCCAGGCATCGGCGCTCCGCCCCGCCGACGAGGCGATCCCGACGACGGTGAGCTCCACCCGCTCGGCCCGCACGCGTGCGCCCGGCCGGACGCCCGGGGGCAGCGTCGCCCGCTCCAGCACGATCTCACCGGGGGCGGCGGCCCACCGGCCGTCGACCAGGGCGACCCGGTCGACCGGCCCGTCGGGAGCGGCGCGCCCCACCAGGGTCGAGGGCGGCGGCGTGTAGCCCGGCGGGGTCTCCCGCAGGGGCCACAGGCGGACCGACGCGAGGGGGTACGGACCGGCGGCTTCGGCCACCCCGGCCGTGCGGGCGCTGTCCGCGAGTCGCTGCTGCGTGCCTCCCGCGGATCCGGCGAACCGGACCGTGAGGTGCGCTCCGCTCTGGCCTTCGAAGGCCCGGTCGAACGGCCCGCGGGAGCTGACGAGCAATCCGAGCGCCAAGGTCGCGGCGGCCACGGCGATCAGCGTGGTCAGGGTCATCACCGCGGTCTGCAGGCGGCGTCGGCCGAGGCCGGCCCGGACCACCCGCCCGAGGCCGCCCGGCCGTGGGGCGCGGCCCGGCCTCATCGGGTCACCGCCCGGCCGACATCGCGCGCGATCCGGCCGTCGACGACCTCGATCGTCCGCGTCGCGCAGGACTCGGCGAGCGCCAGGTCATGTGTGACCAGCACGATCGTCTGCCCGTCGGCGTTCAGCCCGCGCAGCAGCTCCCGTACGTCGGCGCCCGAGGCGCTGTCCAGCGCGCCCGTGGGTTCGTCCGCGAGCAGCAGCGGCGGCCGGTTCATCAACGCCCTCGCCACCGCCACGCGTTGCCGCTCGCCGCCGGAGAGCCGGCCCGGGTACGCGCGGGCGTGCCGCTCGATGCCCAGGCGTGCGAGGAGTTCTGCGGCGCGGTCCGCCGCCCGGTCGCGGGGCACTCCGGCCAACTGGGCGGGGAGCAGTACGTTGTCGGCGACCGTGAGGTCGTCGAGCAGGTTGAAGAACTGGAAGATCATGCCGATCCGGGCGCGCCGGTGGAGCGCGGAGGCGGTCTCGCTCAGCGTGTCGACGCGCACCCCGTCGACGGTGACGCCGCCCGTGGTGGGCCGGTCGAGGCCGGCGATCAGGTTGAGCAGCGTGGACTTGCCGCTGCCGGAAGGTCCGAGGACGGCCAAGGCCTCACCCGGGCGCACCTGGAGGCTGATCCCGGCGAGGGCGGGCGGGCCCTCGTCGTAGCTCCTGGTCACCTCGCGCAGGTCGATGAGCGGGTCGGCGATCGCTTGGGTCACGGTTCCTCCGTCGGACGGGGTGTCGGGTACGCCCCGACGCTAGGGAGGAGACCCGGACCGGCACGTCGGCCGTGGTGCGGAAAGTCCCTACCGTGCCGGGAGGACCCGGCGGCGGGTCATCCCCGCGATGTACGCCCGTCGGCGGTGGTCCTCCGACCTCGGAACGACCCGCAGAAGCCTGCCTCTTGACAGACTGGCCCGATGATCGAAGCAGCCGTCCGCCGGGCCCGCGCCGCCCGGGCCGACCGGATCCGGCCGCGCCTGTCGCGCAGGGCCTGGGCGGTCGACGCGCTCCTCGCGCTCGCACTGGCCGTCGCCACGGTCCTCGGCGACCTGAACCGCTCGTACGTCGACTTCGGGGAACAGCCGCCCGGCAGCTCCGGGATCCCGCTGCCGCCGCCCCTGCCGCCCGTACGCATGGGTGAAGGGCCGGGCCCCGCGCAGCTCGTGCCCTTCGTGCAGCACACCTTGCCGCCGATGGAGCCGTGGGAGCTGATGGCGGCCCTGCTCACCGCGGCGCCCCTGTTGCTGCGCCGCCGGTTCCCGCTGACCGTCTACTGGGCGGTCATGGGCGCGACCGTGCTGTTCCACCAGGGGAACGTGGCACAGGACGCGACGACGGTCGTCTTCGCCTCCGGGCTGGTGGCCGCGTACAGCGCCGCGATGCACAGCCCCCACCGGATCTCGACCGTCCTGTCGGTGCTCGCCGGGATGGTGCTCACCGCCGCCTTCCCCCTGATCCCGAAGGTGGACGGGGGAGTGGTACCGGTACTCGTCCTCCTGCCCGCCGGGTTCGCCGCACACGGTATCCACCGCTGGCGCGAACGCCTGCGCACCCTGCGCGAGGAGCAGCGCGATCAGCTCCGGCGGGCGGTGGAACAGGAACGCGCCCGCATCGCGCGGGAACTGCACGACGTGGTGACCCACAACGTGAGCATGATGACGATCCAGGCGGGCGCGGCGCGCAAGGTGCTCGACGCCTCGCCCGACCAGGCCCGCGAGGCGATGCGGGCGGTCGAGGCGGCGGGACGTACGGCGATGTCGGAACTGCGCCACGTGATGGGTCTGCTGACGATGTCCGACGGTGGCCGGGACGGCGACGACGACAGGGACGAGGCCTCGGACCCGGCGCGCGATGTGGGCCTGGCCCCACAGCCAGGCCTGGACCGGTTGGAGGAACTGACCGGCCGCGTA comes from Streptomyces virginiae and encodes:
- a CDS encoding ABC transporter permease is translated as MRPGRAPRPGGLGRVVRAGLGRRRLQTAVMTLTTLIAVAAATLALGLLVSSRGPFDRAFEGQSGAHLTVRFAGSAGGTQQRLADSARTAGVAEAAGPYPLASVRLWPLRETPPGYTPPPSTLVGRAAPDGPVDRVALVDGRWAAAPGEIVLERATLPPGVRPGARVRAERVELTVVGIASSAGRSADAWVVPEQVAGLTTAGPDLQMLYRLTASGTAEDVRAGQEAIAAAVPGGAVTGTRSYLDVRQVAQQNTAAFIPFLTVFAFLGLAMSVLVIGTVVSGAVAAGTRRIGILKALGFTPLQVGRAYVAQALLPASAGALLGVLLGNALAVPVMAQVAEVYGTASVLVPVWVDVLVPAAALAVVAATAFVPALRAARLPAALVIGRGGGITGARRGLRARHALGRLPLPRSVVLGLAGPLARPTRAATTGSAVAFGALAVTLAVGLGGTLVAVQTGGDPDRSGAVTVRTVLPPEGGPEASFAVRPADPAAVARVLADHTGTRSSRRTSRTEVDVAGLTGGAPLVAYEGEGAATAMISGRWFAARGEAVVAGRFLQATGLRVGDDLVVSEQGRSARLTIVGEVFDLGDDGMTLRTSLESVAVLESPYLPAVFGVELTSGTDRDRYLAELNQVLEPLGAQASATESPSSSVLTAMRGLIAMLTLMLVAVAGLGVLNTVVLDTRDRVHDQGVLKALGMTPRQTVVQVLTGVAAIGLVAGAVGAPLGAALHRAVMPAMGRAAGFTIPQAFIDVHGGLLPLLMAFAGVPLAVAGASAPAFWAARTRTARALRAE
- a CDS encoding ABC transporter ATP-binding protein; translation: MTQAIADPLIDLREVTRSYDEGPPALAGISLQVRPGEALAVLGPSGSGKSTLLNLIAGLDRPTTGGVTVDGVRVDTLSETASALHRRARIGMIFQFFNLLDDLTVADNVLLPAQLAGVPRDRAADRAAELLARLGIERHARAYPGRLSGGERQRVAVARALMNRPPLLLADEPTGALDSASGADVRELLRGLNADGQTIVLVTHDLALAESCATRTIEVVDGRIARDVGRAVTR
- a CDS encoding sensor histidine kinase — its product is MIEAAVRRARAARADRIRPRLSRRAWAVDALLALALAVATVLGDLNRSYVDFGEQPPGSSGIPLPPPLPPVRMGEGPGPAQLVPFVQHTLPPMEPWELMAALLTAAPLLLRRRFPLTVYWAVMGATVLFHQGNVAQDATTVVFASGLVAAYSAAMHSPHRISTVLSVLAGMVLTAAFPLIPKVDGGVVPVLVLLPAGFAAHGIHRWRERLRTLREEQRDQLRRAVEQERARIARELHDVVTHNVSMMTIQAGAARKVLDASPDQAREAMRAVEAAGRTAMSELRHVMGLLTMSDGGRDGDDDRDEASDPARDVGLAPQPGLDRLEELTGRVRHSGVAVDLAVHGSRPELAPGVDLAAYRVVQEGLTNAVRHAAGARVSVTVEYAPGELRVEVADSGGAPRTPAPPGGGRGLVGLRERLAVYGGTLRAGDGPRGGYRLRAVIPVEEM